One part of the Lotus japonicus ecotype B-129 chromosome 2, LjGifu_v1.2 genome encodes these proteins:
- the LOC130735787 gene encoding uncharacterized protein LOC130735787, producing MEAISVSKLHNPHQPVRSISFPNRTNPSSQRVEALLNHLKPHHSHPLLEAKTIQSELVLLAELYISMEELFHSPQTQQALLHYQDGKMVTDSLCGSVTLLEACDSARELLLILREHIQTLQSAIRRRRGDSSIENNIAAYECFRKKSKKKISNQFKQMKLMQKQIRVTFSVLNQENQHLTLLARVLQEANTITISILSSVLLFISLPALGTTKGSSLISKLKSFSIEKEQKNNINGVAADLNSALCSLLGREKTSDSSNGEGQKALRLLETLNVDIDGVEGGLDCIFKCLVKNRVLFLNMLAH from the coding sequence atggaagcaATATCAGTTTCTAAATTGCACAATCCACACCAACCAGTAAGGTCCATTAGCTTTCCCAATAGAACAAACCCTTCTTCTCAGAGAGTTGAAGCACTTCTAAACCATCTAAAACCTCATCATTCTCACCCACTTTTAGAAGCAAAGACAATTCAGAGTGAATTGGTTCTGCTTGCAGAACTCTACATCAGCATGGAAGAGCTTTTCCATTCTCCACAGACCCAACAAGCTCTTCTACACTACCAAGATGGGAAAATGGTAACAGATTCATTGTGTGGCTCAGTTACTTTGCTAGAAGCTTGTGATTCTGCAAGGGAATTGTTGTTGATTCTCAGAGAACACATTCAAACTCTTCAATCAGCCATACGTAGAAGAAGAGGAGATTCAAGCATTGAAAACAACATTGCTGCTTATGAATGCTTTAGGAAGAAATCAAAGAAGAAAATTTCCAACCAATTCAAACAGATGAAGCTAATGCAGAAACAGATCAGAGTAACCTTCTCTGTTCTGAATCAAGAAAATCAGCATCTAACATTGTTAGCAAGAGTTTTACAAGAAGCAAACACCATCACAATTTCTATACTAAGTTCTGTTTTGTTATTCATTTCCTTGCCAGCACTTGGAACAACAAAAGGGTCCTCCTTGATCTCCAAGTTGAAGTCATTTTCCATTGAGAAAGAACAAAAGAACAATATCAATGGGGTTGCAGCAGATCTCAATAGTGCTTTGTGTTCACTCCTTGGAAGAGAGAAAACCAGTGATTCTTCCAATGGTGAAGGACAAAAAGCATTGAGATTGCTAGAGACATTGAATGTTGATATTGATGGTGTAGAGGGTGGATTAGATTGCATTTTTAAATGTTTAGTGAAAAATAGAGTGTTGTTTCTGAATATGCTAGCACATTGA